Within Halobacterium zhouii, the genomic segment AAGTAGGCTCCCTCGTTCTCCTGCTTGCCGACCATCTCTGCCGGCCGAACAGTTAATATACCGAACTATGATTGTCTTTCTGTACCTACATGTCACCGACGACACCGCGCGCGCTCCTCGACACTGAACGTGAATCGCCGGGCCGACGCCGGAACGTCGCCAGCGCTCGCCCCTCTATTGCCCGCTCCTCCGCAGCGCGACGCACCATCGCCCAGCCCTCCGGCGCTCCGTCCAGACCGTCGAACGCCACCGGCCTCGGCACGCTTGGGGTGACGGCCTGATGTTCACCTTCCCAGCGACCCTCGACCGGGCGAAGACGTTGTTCCCAGACGCGGGCATCAGCGACGGCGACACCCACCAGAGCTACCGAGAGACGGCCCAGAACGCCGAGCGACTCGCCACCACGCTCTGCGACCGTGGTATCGGCGACGGCGACGTCGTCGCGGTCGCCGCGTGGAACACGCCCCGATTCTTCGAACTCCTGTACGCGGTCACGGGCGTCGGCGCGACCATCTACCCCGTGAACGTGAACCTGCCGCCCGAGCAGATCGCACACACCGTCGAGAAGTCGGGCGCGGAAACACTCGTGTACGGGCCGGACTTCGCGAAACTCGCGGCGCCGTTCGAGGGCGACGCGATTCCCGTCGACGACCTCGCGATGGCCGACGAACCGACCGAACTCGACGCCGACCCGGACGACCCCGCGGTCATCCTGTTCACGTCGGGCACCACGGGGATGCCGAAAGCGGTCCGGTACACCCACGAGAAGATGGTACAGGGCGCGCTCAGCATCGCCCACCAGCTCACGGAGTACGACTCGCCCGCGTCGTTCTCTAGTGAGGACACGCTGTTCCCGGGGATTCCGATGTACCACTTGCTCTCGTGGGGGACGACGGTGTACGCGCCGTACCTCGGCGCTGACCTCGTGCTGGCGGGCCGGTTCGACCCCGAGCAACTGGCGGACGCGGCGGCGTCCGGGGACGCGACGTGGTCGTGTCTCGTGCCGACGATGGCGACACAGGTACTCGAAACGGGCCGGGACGTCTCCGAGTTGACCGTCCTCACCGGCGGGAGCGTCGTCAAGCGCGGGCTCACCGACCGACTGCGGGAGGCTGGGGTGTCGTTTGCGACCATCTACGGCGGCACGGACATGCTGAACGTCGGCATCACGCTCTGGACCGAACACGCCTGCGAGGAGGGCTACGAGTACGTCCGCCGGGCGACCCACCCGGCGCCCTACGTCGACGTCGAGATCGACGAGGCGACCGGCCAGGAGGGAATGGGCGAGATACTCGTGCGGTCGCCGTGGCTTCCCGACGGCTACTTCGACGCGCCCGCAGGCGAGGACGACGCGTTCGCCGACGGCTGGTTCCGCACCGGCGATCTCGGCCGGAAACTCCCGGACGGCGGACTGACCGTTCTCGACAGGCTCACGGATGCCATCAAGAGCGGCGGCGAGTGGATCCCGACGGGTGTCCTCGAGTCGGTCATCTCGGAGGCAGACGCCGTCGAGAACGCGGCGGTGCTGGCGACGGACGACGAGGAGTGGGGCGAACGCCCGGTCGCCGTCGTCGTCGGTGACGTGACCGAGGACGGCCTGGACGCGCATCTGACGAGCGCCGCCGAGGCGGGCCGCATCGAGTCGTGGTGGGCGCCCGACGACGTCACGTTCGTCGAGGAGATGCCGCTCACGAGCACGGGGAAGATACAGAAATCGTCACTGCGCGACGACCTGGAACTCGCATGACGGGCGACGGTATCGACTACGGCGACCTGGACGAGGGCCGACACTGCAACTACTGGGCACTCGACCCGACGCTCCAGTTCGAGGCGCGACGCGTCTACCCCACCGAGGAGTTCGAGTGGGCCGAGGACGTCCTCTCGTCGTTCGGTGACGTGCTGGGCAACCGACTGGCGGACACCGCCGACCGCAT encodes:
- a CDS encoding AMP-binding protein, with the translated sequence MFTFPATLDRAKTLFPDAGISDGDTHQSYRETAQNAERLATTLCDRGIGDGDVVAVAAWNTPRFFELLYAVTGVGATIYPVNVNLPPEQIAHTVEKSGAETLVYGPDFAKLAAPFEGDAIPVDDLAMADEPTELDADPDDPAVILFTSGTTGMPKAVRYTHEKMVQGALSIAHQLTEYDSPASFSSEDTLFPGIPMYHLLSWGTTVYAPYLGADLVLAGRFDPEQLADAAASGDATWSCLVPTMATQVLETGRDVSELTVLTGGSVVKRGLTDRLREAGVSFATIYGGTDMLNVGITLWTEHACEEGYEYVRRATHPAPYVDVEIDEATGQEGMGEILVRSPWLPDGYFDAPAGEDDAFADGWFRTGDLGRKLPDGGLTVLDRLTDAIKSGGEWIPTGVLESVISEADAVENAAVLATDDEEWGERPVAVVVGDVTEDGLDAHLTSAAEAGRIESWWAPDDVTFVEEMPLTSTGKIQKSSLRDDLELA